A part of Candidatus Margulisiibacteriota bacterium genomic DNA contains:
- a CDS encoding peptidoglycan DD-metalloendopeptidase family protein, whose protein sequence is MKIILRLLIVLLFGLAFCVDYDSKIKEKKQELEGIYDEISKQRVMINETDRKAKLVADEIASIENLLTQQNLLLVKVEGQQKAIEKEVVWLEKELGTDKNRFDQVLAELNNKYFFYYKLSNTDFIEQLVEHSSLTDQVNISYMLEFLISMDVNFLGDIKKKSDNLKYKGYRLEAQMDILTERQEAINSLKKNISSNNNKKKSLYNQLLAQKLAYEKKAQRLLEDSKKIEELVVNLQKQSKLVAQIGDGKYIWPVLGHITSLFGDRMHPILKVRTFHTGLDIGAPSGRPVFAVDDGVVLYSGRWGNYGNVVILDHGDNTTTLYAHLSKYLVKNNVKVKKGNVLGLVGSTGLATGPHLHFEVRKSGKVQDPLRFLPKR, encoded by the coding sequence GTGAAGATTATTCTACGATTACTTATTGTTTTGCTTTTTGGTTTAGCCTTTTGCGTTGATTACGATTCAAAGATTAAAGAGAAGAAGCAAGAGCTAGAAGGTATCTATGACGAAATTTCTAAGCAAAGAGTCATGATTAATGAGACAGATCGCAAGGCTAAACTTGTAGCTGATGAAATCGCTTCCATTGAAAATCTTTTAACTCAGCAGAATTTATTGTTAGTAAAAGTGGAAGGTCAGCAAAAGGCGATTGAAAAAGAAGTTGTTTGGCTGGAGAAAGAGTTAGGCACAGACAAAAATAGGTTTGATCAAGTGTTGGCAGAGCTTAATAATAAATATTTTTTTTATTACAAATTAAGTAATACTGACTTTATAGAACAGTTAGTAGAGCATAGCTCATTAACCGATCAGGTTAACATTTCTTATATGCTAGAGTTTTTGATTAGTATGGATGTAAATTTTTTAGGTGATATTAAAAAGAAAAGCGATAACCTCAAGTATAAAGGCTATAGGCTTGAGGCACAGATGGACATTCTTACTGAAAGACAAGAAGCGATCAATTCCTTGAAGAAGAATATTTCATCTAACAATAACAAAAAGAAGTCTCTCTATAATCAACTGCTTGCACAAAAACTTGCCTATGAAAAGAAAGCACAACGTTTACTGGAAGATTCGAAAAAAATTGAAGAGCTGGTAGTAAACTTACAAAAACAATCAAAGCTTGTTGCTCAGATTGGAGATGGGAAGTACATTTGGCCAGTTTTAGGACATATTACTTCTTTATTTGGGGATAGAATGCATCCAATCCTTAAAGTTAGGACGTTTCATACAGGTTTAGATATAGGCGCACCTAGCGGTCGTCCTGTGTTTGCTGTAGATGATGGGGTGGTTTTGTATTCTGGGCGATGGGGTAACTATGGAAATGTTGTTATTCTAGATCATGGAGATAATACAACTACCTTGTATGCTCATTTATCTAAGTATCTTGTAAAAAATAATGTTAAAGTTAAAAAGGGAAATGTTCTTGGTTTAGTCGGCTCTACTGGTTTAGCAACAGGGCCACATCTTCATTTTGAGGTTCGTAAGAGCGGAAAAGTTCAAGATCCATTACGATTTTTGCCTAAAAGATAA
- the uvrC gene encoding excinuclease ABC subunit UvrC gives MLTKLSLPTSPGVYLMKDASGDVLYVGKAKNLSKRVKSYFQKTDHHPKIKVMVKKIVNVDYVVVANEVEALILENRFIKEYYPRYNTRLKDSKTYPYLKIDLSEKFPRVIQTRQTQKDGALYFGPYVQGKFFKTLQELIKANFGLRRCRVLSKKGPCLYYHLGSCKAPCEGKISEAEYNQLIGDVIALLEGRYKELVEVIQDRMVQASNELRFEDAQAIKYQLSVLDGLFVSQRVELFNLSKNVDMFVFIEHFNTVVFQVFRIKQGYLAQQFIHEVIVEEEDSLSTVVSKALVQFYSIHDDFPDYVYWQGSAVTKEIACFFQEKKVKIYSKPSKKLNDLYELLQKNSYFATKRQLEVKAEIDYPLLADGLKESLFLNKRPLSVIGLDISHLSGENIVASCVYFQEGVPQKDRYRKYNIKTVLDNDDFASMYELATRVFFKLEEASRPDLVVVDGGKGQLSSVLKAFADLGINNQAVCALAKKEEIIYLPFRDEGLKLEERNQGLRLLQMVRDEAHRFAVNFQRRKRSFIK, from the coding sequence TTGTTAACTAAACTTAGTTTACCAACATCCCCAGGAGTATATTTAATGAAAGATGCTTCTGGGGATGTTTTGTATGTAGGCAAAGCAAAAAACTTAAGTAAACGAGTAAAAAGTTATTTCCAAAAGACTGATCATCATCCCAAAATAAAAGTAATGGTTAAAAAAATCGTCAACGTAGATTACGTTGTTGTTGCGAATGAAGTTGAAGCATTGATTTTAGAAAACAGATTTATAAAAGAATATTACCCAAGATACAATACTAGATTAAAAGACAGTAAAACTTATCCTTATCTCAAAATAGATTTGAGTGAAAAATTCCCTCGAGTTATTCAAACAAGACAGACCCAAAAAGATGGAGCCTTGTACTTTGGCCCTTATGTTCAGGGTAAATTTTTTAAGACTTTACAGGAATTAATAAAAGCTAATTTTGGGCTTAGAAGATGTAGGGTTTTAAGTAAAAAAGGACCTTGTTTATATTATCATTTAGGCTCATGCAAGGCACCTTGCGAGGGGAAAATATCTGAAGCAGAATACAATCAGCTGATAGGGGATGTTATTGCTTTATTAGAAGGCAGATATAAAGAATTGGTAGAAGTCATACAAGACAGGATGGTGCAGGCGAGCAATGAGTTAAGGTTTGAAGACGCCCAAGCAATTAAATATCAGTTGTCTGTTCTTGATGGTTTGTTTGTTTCTCAAAGGGTAGAACTCTTCAATTTAAGCAAGAACGTTGATATGTTTGTTTTTATTGAACATTTTAATACGGTTGTCTTTCAAGTATTTAGAATAAAGCAAGGGTATTTAGCCCAACAGTTTATTCATGAAGTTATCGTAGAAGAGGAAGATTCTCTAAGTACAGTTGTTAGCAAAGCCTTAGTTCAGTTTTATTCAATACATGATGATTTTCCTGATTATGTGTATTGGCAAGGTTCGGCAGTTACTAAAGAGATTGCGTGCTTTTTTCAAGAGAAGAAGGTAAAAATTTATTCAAAACCGTCAAAAAAATTAAATGATTTATATGAACTATTACAAAAAAATTCCTATTTTGCCACTAAGAGACAATTGGAAGTTAAGGCAGAGATAGATTATCCATTGCTTGCAGATGGATTAAAAGAATCATTGTTTTTAAATAAAAGACCATTAAGCGTTATTGGCTTAGATATTTCGCATTTAAGTGGCGAGAATATTGTTGCTTCCTGTGTTTATTTCCAAGAAGGTGTGCCACAAAAAGATCGTTATCGCAAATATAATATAAAGACAGTTTTGGATAATGATGATTTCGCGTCTATGTATGAGTTAGCCACAAGAGTATTTTTCAAGCTTGAAGAAGCCAGTAGACCTGACTTAGTGGTGGTTGATGGAGGCAAAGGTCAGTTAAGTTCAGTGCTTAAAGCTTTTGCTGATTTAGGAATAAACAACCAAGCTGTTTGTGCTTTAGCAAAAAAAGAAGAAATAATTTATTTGCCATTTAGAGATGAGGGGTTAAAATTAGAGGAAAGAAATCAGGGACTTAGGCTGCTTCAAATGGTAAGAGATGAAGCTCATCGGTTTGCAGTTAACTTCCAAAGAAGGAAAAGGAGTTTTATAAAATAG